A section of the Scomber scombrus chromosome 24, fScoSco1.1, whole genome shotgun sequence genome encodes:
- the LOC133976377 gene encoding putative ATP-dependent RNA helicase an3 isoform X3, giving the protein MSHVAVENVHGLEQQLAVLDLTAADGQGGGTNRRYIPPHLRNKDASKNAGNAFAAGRQGGYTIAPAANYGWDGGRNNFVNGYHDNRMGGGNTFNRGPPRMERGRGGVGGGGYRGNRGGAFNPINPAQPMGFGGYENKGGWNTAKDAYSSFGNNRGKSAFFNDRGNANRGRFDHGGFGGGGGGGGNSRWVEEPRDEGDWSKPTTRNERLENELFAASNTGINFEKYDDIPVEATGQNCPHHIESFQDVDMGEIVMGNIALSRYTRPTPVQKYAIPIVKSKRDLMACAQTGSGKTAAFLLPILSQIYSEGPGEALTAAKATGQENGKYGRRKQYPISLVLAPTRELALQIYDEARKFSYRSRVRPCVVYGGADIGQQIRDLERGCHLLVATPGRLVDMMERGKIGLDYCNYLVLDEADRMLDMGFEPQIRRIVEQDTMPPKGIRQTMMFSATFPKEIQILARDFLEEYIFLAVGRVGSTSENITQKVVWVEESDKRSFLLDLLSATVIPSEVQDNTGDNIEKPGKDSLTLVFVETKKGADALEDFLYREGYACTSIHGDRSQRDREEALSQFRSGKCPILVATAVAARGLDISNVKHVINFDLPSDIEEYVHRIGRTGRVGNLGLATSFFNDKNGNITKDLLDILVEAKQEVPSWLESLAYEHQHKSSNRGRSKRFSGGFGARDYRQTAAGGNAGGFVGRGGRNQAGHGGNRGFGGGGFGNFYTSDGYGGNYSHSQVDWWGN; this is encoded by the exons ATGAGTCATGTGGCCGTCGAAAATGTCCACGGTCTAGAGCAGCAG CTCGCTGTCCTAGACTTGACCGCAGCAGACGGGCAAGGGGGAGGCACCAACC GGCGATACATTCCTCCACATTTACGGAACAAAGACGCTTCCAAAAATG CAGGAAATGCCTTTGCTGCTGGTCGACAGGGTGGCTACACCATAGCACCTGCAGCCAACT aCGGCTGGGATGGGGGGCGCAACAACTTCGTCAACGGCTACCATGACAACCGCATGGGGGGCGGCAACACTTTCAACCGCGGGCCGCCTCGCATGGAACGGGGCCGAGGTGGCGTCGGAGGAGGGGGTTACCGCGGCAACAGGGGTGGAGCCTTCAACCCCATCAACCCAGCGCAGCCAATGGGCTTCGGTGGCTACGAAAATAAAG GCGGATGGAACACAGCCAAGGACGCCTATAGCAGTTTTGGCAACAACCGAGGAAAGTCTGCGTTCTTCAATGACAGAGGCAATGCTAACAGAGGGAG gttCGACCATGGTGGatttggtggtggtggaggaggaggaggaaacagcCGCTGGGTGGAGGAGCCCAGAGATGAAGGAGACTGGTCCAAGCCAACAACACGTAACGAACGCCTTGAAAA CGAGTTGTTCGCCGCCAGTAACACTGGGATTAACTTTGAGAAGTATGACGACATTCCTGTAGAGGCCACGGGACAGAACTGCCCTCACCACATCGAGAGT TTCCAGGATGTGGACATGGGTGAGATTGTTATGGGAAACATCGCCCTGAGTCGCTACACCAGACCAACCCCAGTCCAGAAATATGCCATTCCTATTGTCAAGTCCAAGCGAGACCTCATGGCCTGCGCACAGACAG gttctGGGAAGACAGCAGCGTTCTTGCTGCCGATTCTCAGCCAGATCTACAGTGAGGGACCAGGAGAAGCTCTTACTGCAGCTAAAGCCACTGGTCAG GAGAATGGAAAGTACGGGCGTCGTAAGCAATACCCCATCTCACTGGTACTGGCTCCGACCAGAGAACTGGCACTGCAGATATATGATGAAGCCAGGAAG TTTTCCTACCGCTCAAGAGTGCGTCCATGTGTTGTGTACGGAGGAGCCGACATTGGCCAGCAGATTAGAGACCTGGAGAGAggctgccacctgctggtcgCCACACCTGGAAGACTGGTGGACATGATGGAGAGGGGCAAGATTGGACTGGACTACTGCAA CTATCTTGTCCTGGATGAGGCGGATCGTATGTTGGACATGGGCTTTGAACCACAGATTAGACGTATCGTTGAACAGGACACCATGCCCCCTAAAGGCATCCGACAGACCATGATGTTCAGCGCCACCTTTCCTAAAGAGATCCAG ATCCTGGCCCGGGATTTCCTGGAAGAGTACATCTTCCTGGCGGTGGGCAGAGTTGGTTCCACCTCAGAGAACATCACTCAGAAAGTTGTGTGGGTGGAGGAGAGCGATAAGAGGTCTTTTCTCCTGGACCTGCTCAGCGCTACAG TCATCCCCAGCGAGGTACAGGACAATACTGGAGACAACATAGAGAAACCTG GTAAAGACTCGTTGACTCTGGTGTTTGTGGAGACCAAGAAAGGCGCAGACGCCTTGGAGGACTTCCTCTATCGGGAGGGTTACGCCTGCACCAGTATCCATGGCGACCGCTCACAGAGAGACCGAGAGGAGGCCCTAAGCCAGTTCAGATCAGGAAAATGCCCCATTTTGGTGGCCACAGCG GTAGCAGCTCGGGGTCTGGACATCTCCAATGTGAAACATGTCATTAACTTTGACCTGCCAAGCGACATAGAAGAGTATGTCCACCGTATTGGACGTACAGGACGAGTAGGAAACCTGG GACTGGCCACATCGTTCTTCAATGACAAGAATGGGAATATCACTAAAGACCTGCTGGACATCCTGGTAGAGGCCAAACAGGAGGTTCCCTCATGGCTTGAGAGCCTTGCCTACGAACACCAGCACAAGAGCAGCAACAGAGGACGCTCTAAGAG GTTCTCTGGTGGTTTTGGAGCACGTGATTACCGCcaaacagctgctggaggaaACGCTGGAGGCTTTGTAGGACGTGGAGGTCGTAACCAGGCAGGACATGGAGGAAACCGTGGCTTTGGAGGAG GTGGTTTCGGTAACTTCTACACCAGCGACGGCTACGGAGGCAACTACTCACACTCTCAAGTTGACTGGTGGGGCAATTAG
- the LOC133976377 gene encoding ATP-dependent RNA helicase DDX3X-like isoform X2 — translation MSHVAVENVHGLEQQLAVLDLTAADGQGGGTNRRYIPPHLRNKDASKNAGNAFAAGRQGGYTIAPAANYGWDGGRNNFVNGYHDNRMGGGNTFNRGPPRMERGRGGVGGGGYRGNRGGAFNPINPAQPMGFGGYENKDAGGWNTAKDAYSSFGNNRGKSAFFNDRGNANRGRFDHGGFGGGGGGGGNSRWVEEPRDEGDWSKPTTRNERLENELFAASNTGINFEKYDDIPVEATGQNCPHHIESFQDVDMGEIVMGNIALSRYTRPTPVQKYAIPIVKSKRDLMACAQTGSGKTAAFLLPILSQIYSEGPGEALTAAKATGQENGKYGRRKQYPISLVLAPTRELALQIYDEARKFSYRSRVRPCVVYGGADIGQQIRDLERGCHLLVATPGRLVDMMERGKIGLDYCNYLVLDEADRMLDMGFEPQIRRIVEQDTMPPKGIRQTMMFSATFPKEIQILARDFLEEYIFLAVGRVGSTSENITQKVVWVEESDKRSFLLDLLSATVIPSEVQDNTGDNIEKPGKDSLTLVFVETKKGADALEDFLYREGYACTSIHGDRSQRDREEALSQFRSGKCPILVATAVAARGLDISNVKHVINFDLPSDIEEYVHRIGRTGRVGNLGLATSFFNDKNGNITKDLLDILVEAKQEVPSWLESLAYEHQHKSSNRGRSKRFSGGFGARDYRQTAAGGNAGGFVGRGGRNQAGHGGNRGFGGGGFGNFYTSDGYGGNYSHSQVDWWGN, via the exons ATGAGTCATGTGGCCGTCGAAAATGTCCACGGTCTAGAGCAGCAG CTCGCTGTCCTAGACTTGACCGCAGCAGACGGGCAAGGGGGAGGCACCAACC GGCGATACATTCCTCCACATTTACGGAACAAAGACGCTTCCAAAAATG CAGGAAATGCCTTTGCTGCTGGTCGACAGGGTGGCTACACCATAGCACCTGCAGCCAACT aCGGCTGGGATGGGGGGCGCAACAACTTCGTCAACGGCTACCATGACAACCGCATGGGGGGCGGCAACACTTTCAACCGCGGGCCGCCTCGCATGGAACGGGGCCGAGGTGGCGTCGGAGGAGGGGGTTACCGCGGCAACAGGGGTGGAGCCTTCAACCCCATCAACCCAGCGCAGCCAATGGGCTTCGGTGGCTACGAAAATAAAG ATGCAGGCGGATGGAACACAGCCAAGGACGCCTATAGCAGTTTTGGCAACAACCGAGGAAAGTCTGCGTTCTTCAATGACAGAGGCAATGCTAACAGAGGGAG gttCGACCATGGTGGatttggtggtggtggaggaggaggaggaaacagcCGCTGGGTGGAGGAGCCCAGAGATGAAGGAGACTGGTCCAAGCCAACAACACGTAACGAACGCCTTGAAAA CGAGTTGTTCGCCGCCAGTAACACTGGGATTAACTTTGAGAAGTATGACGACATTCCTGTAGAGGCCACGGGACAGAACTGCCCTCACCACATCGAGAGT TTCCAGGATGTGGACATGGGTGAGATTGTTATGGGAAACATCGCCCTGAGTCGCTACACCAGACCAACCCCAGTCCAGAAATATGCCATTCCTATTGTCAAGTCCAAGCGAGACCTCATGGCCTGCGCACAGACAG gttctGGGAAGACAGCAGCGTTCTTGCTGCCGATTCTCAGCCAGATCTACAGTGAGGGACCAGGAGAAGCTCTTACTGCAGCTAAAGCCACTGGTCAG GAGAATGGAAAGTACGGGCGTCGTAAGCAATACCCCATCTCACTGGTACTGGCTCCGACCAGAGAACTGGCACTGCAGATATATGATGAAGCCAGGAAG TTTTCCTACCGCTCAAGAGTGCGTCCATGTGTTGTGTACGGAGGAGCCGACATTGGCCAGCAGATTAGAGACCTGGAGAGAggctgccacctgctggtcgCCACACCTGGAAGACTGGTGGACATGATGGAGAGGGGCAAGATTGGACTGGACTACTGCAA CTATCTTGTCCTGGATGAGGCGGATCGTATGTTGGACATGGGCTTTGAACCACAGATTAGACGTATCGTTGAACAGGACACCATGCCCCCTAAAGGCATCCGACAGACCATGATGTTCAGCGCCACCTTTCCTAAAGAGATCCAG ATCCTGGCCCGGGATTTCCTGGAAGAGTACATCTTCCTGGCGGTGGGCAGAGTTGGTTCCACCTCAGAGAACATCACTCAGAAAGTTGTGTGGGTGGAGGAGAGCGATAAGAGGTCTTTTCTCCTGGACCTGCTCAGCGCTACAG TCATCCCCAGCGAGGTACAGGACAATACTGGAGACAACATAGAGAAACCTG GTAAAGACTCGTTGACTCTGGTGTTTGTGGAGACCAAGAAAGGCGCAGACGCCTTGGAGGACTTCCTCTATCGGGAGGGTTACGCCTGCACCAGTATCCATGGCGACCGCTCACAGAGAGACCGAGAGGAGGCCCTAAGCCAGTTCAGATCAGGAAAATGCCCCATTTTGGTGGCCACAGCG GTAGCAGCTCGGGGTCTGGACATCTCCAATGTGAAACATGTCATTAACTTTGACCTGCCAAGCGACATAGAAGAGTATGTCCACCGTATTGGACGTACAGGACGAGTAGGAAACCTGG GACTGGCCACATCGTTCTTCAATGACAAGAATGGGAATATCACTAAAGACCTGCTGGACATCCTGGTAGAGGCCAAACAGGAGGTTCCCTCATGGCTTGAGAGCCTTGCCTACGAACACCAGCACAAGAGCAGCAACAGAGGACGCTCTAAGAG GTTCTCTGGTGGTTTTGGAGCACGTGATTACCGCcaaacagctgctggaggaaACGCTGGAGGCTTTGTAGGACGTGGAGGTCGTAACCAGGCAGGACATGGAGGAAACCGTGGCTTTGGAGGAG GTGGTTTCGGTAACTTCTACACCAGCGACGGCTACGGAGGCAACTACTCACACTCTCAAGTTGACTGGTGGGGCAATTAG
- the LOC133976377 gene encoding ATP-dependent RNA helicase DDX3X-like isoform X1: MSHVAVENVHGLEQQLAVLDLTAADGQGGGTNRKQPTCFWRYIPPHLRNKDASKNAGNAFAAGRQGGYTIAPAANYGWDGGRNNFVNGYHDNRMGGGNTFNRGPPRMERGRGGVGGGGYRGNRGGAFNPINPAQPMGFGGYENKDAGGWNTAKDAYSSFGNNRGKSAFFNDRGNANRGRFDHGGFGGGGGGGGNSRWVEEPRDEGDWSKPTTRNERLENELFAASNTGINFEKYDDIPVEATGQNCPHHIESFQDVDMGEIVMGNIALSRYTRPTPVQKYAIPIVKSKRDLMACAQTGSGKTAAFLLPILSQIYSEGPGEALTAAKATGQENGKYGRRKQYPISLVLAPTRELALQIYDEARKFSYRSRVRPCVVYGGADIGQQIRDLERGCHLLVATPGRLVDMMERGKIGLDYCNYLVLDEADRMLDMGFEPQIRRIVEQDTMPPKGIRQTMMFSATFPKEIQILARDFLEEYIFLAVGRVGSTSENITQKVVWVEESDKRSFLLDLLSATVIPSEVQDNTGDNIEKPGKDSLTLVFVETKKGADALEDFLYREGYACTSIHGDRSQRDREEALSQFRSGKCPILVATAVAARGLDISNVKHVINFDLPSDIEEYVHRIGRTGRVGNLGLATSFFNDKNGNITKDLLDILVEAKQEVPSWLESLAYEHQHKSSNRGRSKRFSGGFGARDYRQTAAGGNAGGFVGRGGRNQAGHGGNRGFGGGGFGNFYTSDGYGGNYSHSQVDWWGN; the protein is encoded by the exons ATGAGTCATGTGGCCGTCGAAAATGTCCACGGTCTAGAGCAGCAG CTCGCTGTCCTAGACTTGACCGCAGCAGACGGGCAAGGGGGAGGCACCAACCGTAAGCAGCCAACATGTTTTT GGCGATACATTCCTCCACATTTACGGAACAAAGACGCTTCCAAAAATG CAGGAAATGCCTTTGCTGCTGGTCGACAGGGTGGCTACACCATAGCACCTGCAGCCAACT aCGGCTGGGATGGGGGGCGCAACAACTTCGTCAACGGCTACCATGACAACCGCATGGGGGGCGGCAACACTTTCAACCGCGGGCCGCCTCGCATGGAACGGGGCCGAGGTGGCGTCGGAGGAGGGGGTTACCGCGGCAACAGGGGTGGAGCCTTCAACCCCATCAACCCAGCGCAGCCAATGGGCTTCGGTGGCTACGAAAATAAAG ATGCAGGCGGATGGAACACAGCCAAGGACGCCTATAGCAGTTTTGGCAACAACCGAGGAAAGTCTGCGTTCTTCAATGACAGAGGCAATGCTAACAGAGGGAG gttCGACCATGGTGGatttggtggtggtggaggaggaggaggaaacagcCGCTGGGTGGAGGAGCCCAGAGATGAAGGAGACTGGTCCAAGCCAACAACACGTAACGAACGCCTTGAAAA CGAGTTGTTCGCCGCCAGTAACACTGGGATTAACTTTGAGAAGTATGACGACATTCCTGTAGAGGCCACGGGACAGAACTGCCCTCACCACATCGAGAGT TTCCAGGATGTGGACATGGGTGAGATTGTTATGGGAAACATCGCCCTGAGTCGCTACACCAGACCAACCCCAGTCCAGAAATATGCCATTCCTATTGTCAAGTCCAAGCGAGACCTCATGGCCTGCGCACAGACAG gttctGGGAAGACAGCAGCGTTCTTGCTGCCGATTCTCAGCCAGATCTACAGTGAGGGACCAGGAGAAGCTCTTACTGCAGCTAAAGCCACTGGTCAG GAGAATGGAAAGTACGGGCGTCGTAAGCAATACCCCATCTCACTGGTACTGGCTCCGACCAGAGAACTGGCACTGCAGATATATGATGAAGCCAGGAAG TTTTCCTACCGCTCAAGAGTGCGTCCATGTGTTGTGTACGGAGGAGCCGACATTGGCCAGCAGATTAGAGACCTGGAGAGAggctgccacctgctggtcgCCACACCTGGAAGACTGGTGGACATGATGGAGAGGGGCAAGATTGGACTGGACTACTGCAA CTATCTTGTCCTGGATGAGGCGGATCGTATGTTGGACATGGGCTTTGAACCACAGATTAGACGTATCGTTGAACAGGACACCATGCCCCCTAAAGGCATCCGACAGACCATGATGTTCAGCGCCACCTTTCCTAAAGAGATCCAG ATCCTGGCCCGGGATTTCCTGGAAGAGTACATCTTCCTGGCGGTGGGCAGAGTTGGTTCCACCTCAGAGAACATCACTCAGAAAGTTGTGTGGGTGGAGGAGAGCGATAAGAGGTCTTTTCTCCTGGACCTGCTCAGCGCTACAG TCATCCCCAGCGAGGTACAGGACAATACTGGAGACAACATAGAGAAACCTG GTAAAGACTCGTTGACTCTGGTGTTTGTGGAGACCAAGAAAGGCGCAGACGCCTTGGAGGACTTCCTCTATCGGGAGGGTTACGCCTGCACCAGTATCCATGGCGACCGCTCACAGAGAGACCGAGAGGAGGCCCTAAGCCAGTTCAGATCAGGAAAATGCCCCATTTTGGTGGCCACAGCG GTAGCAGCTCGGGGTCTGGACATCTCCAATGTGAAACATGTCATTAACTTTGACCTGCCAAGCGACATAGAAGAGTATGTCCACCGTATTGGACGTACAGGACGAGTAGGAAACCTGG GACTGGCCACATCGTTCTTCAATGACAAGAATGGGAATATCACTAAAGACCTGCTGGACATCCTGGTAGAGGCCAAACAGGAGGTTCCCTCATGGCTTGAGAGCCTTGCCTACGAACACCAGCACAAGAGCAGCAACAGAGGACGCTCTAAGAG GTTCTCTGGTGGTTTTGGAGCACGTGATTACCGCcaaacagctgctggaggaaACGCTGGAGGCTTTGTAGGACGTGGAGGTCGTAACCAGGCAGGACATGGAGGAAACCGTGGCTTTGGAGGAG GTGGTTTCGGTAACTTCTACACCAGCGACGGCTACGGAGGCAACTACTCACACTCTCAAGTTGACTGGTGGGGCAATTAG
- the LOC133976379 gene encoding sodium/myo-inositol cotransporter-like, whose product MATTATMEVADIIVVAVYFIVVLAIGFLAMRKANRSTVSGYFLAGRSMNWAAVGASLFVSNIGSEHFIGLAGSGAASGFSVAAWEFNALLLLQLLGWVFIPVYIHSGVFTMPEYLSKRYGGRRLKVYFAALSLVLYIFTKLSVDLYSGALFIQESLGWNLYLSIILLITMTALLTVTGGLVAVIYTDTVQAFLMIAGALCLTGISLFKVGGLEGVRTKYMQASPNITAILLSSPNLTYSESCHHHLYPKPDSLKILRGPRDPDLPWPGFLLGQTPASIWYWCADQVIVQRVLAAKNIAHAKGSTIMAGFLKILPMFIIVIPGMISRIIFADELACISPEHCMEVCGSAAGCSNVAYPRLVMSVMPVGLRGLMMAVMIAALMSDLDSIFNSASTIFTLDIYKMLRKQVSPRELVIVGRLFVVFMVIISIAWVPVIIEMQGGQMFYYIQEVSDYLTPPIAALFLLGILWHRCNETGAFWGGMVGFTLGALRLVLALVYREPRCDQPDERPAFIKDVHFMYVAGILFWVSAVVAVVVSLCTPPPTKEQIRTTTLWGLNKRKKLKQQEKEKAGEDMTILKPLNHAVLNGNNLPGKEKCQDHLNELNGIEASHENAQQSNGHAIAVNDIEISPNQNGHFLISDPKMVEEAEGRGVRNEEEEEESCLGGGKVESGRCIKVVEWFCGFQDKPCKSQVITVQEQEKILDELLHEPPKIKIILNIGLVVICSIGIFLFVYFSL is encoded by the exons ATGGCTACCACTGCCACCATGGAAGTGGCAGACATCATCGTAGTAGCAGTCTACTTCATCGTGGTGCTAGCGATCGGCTTCCTCGCCATGAGGAAAGCCAATCGGAGCACAGTGAGCGGCTACTTCCTTGCTGGTCGCTCCATGAATTGGGCAGCTGTAGGAGCTTCTCTATTTGTCAGCAACATAGGAAGTGAGCATTTCATTGGACTAGCTGGATCGGGCGCTGCTAGCGGATTCAGCGTGGCAGCTTGGGAATTCAATGCACTATTATTGCTCCAGTTGTTAGGCTGGGTGTTTATCCCTGTGTATATTCACTCCGGGGTCTTCACTATGCCAGAATACCTGTCCAAACGTTACGGCGGGAGGAGACTTAAGGTTTATTTTGCTGCGTTATCTCTCGTCCTCTACATCTTCACCAAGTTGTCCGTAGACCTCTATTCTGGAGCCTTGTTCATTCAGGAATCTTTAGGGTGGAACCTCTATCTGTCAATTATCCTGCTCATCACCATGACGGCTTTGCTGACCGTCACTGGGGGTCTGGTCGCTGTCATCTATACAGACACAGTCCAGGCGTTCCTCATGATTGCTGGAGCACTCTGCCTCACAGGCATCAGCCTTTTTAAAGTGGGAGGACTTGAAG GGGTGCGGACCAAGTACATGCAGGCTTCTCCAAACATCACTGCCATCTTGCTGTCTTCACCCAACCTGACGTATTCTGAATCTTGCCACCACCACCTCTACCCAAAGCCAGATTCTCTGAAGATCCTGCGAGGTCCGAGGGATCCAGACTTGCCTTGGCCCGGTTTTTTACTGGGCCAGACTCCTGCCTCTATTTG GTACTGGTGTGCAGATCAAGTGATTGTACAGCGAGTTCTGGCAGCAAAGAATATCGCCCATGCCAAAGGATCTACCATCATGGCAGGCTTCCTGAAAATTCTGCCCATGTTCATCATTGTCATCCCAG GGATGATTTCCAGGATCATCTTTGCTGATGAATTGGCGTGTATCAGTCCAGAGCACTGCATGGAAGTGTGCGGTTCTGCGGCTGGCTGCAGCAACGTGGCTTACCCGCGACTCGTCATGTCTGTGATGCCCGTCGGTCTCCGTGGCCTGATGATGGCTGTCATGATCGCAGCTCTAATGAGCGACTTGGACTCCATTTTCAACTCGGCGAGCACCATTTTCACACTGGATATTTACAAGATGCTACGAAAGCAGGTGTCACCCAGGGAGCTGGTGATTGTTGGCAGACTGTTTGTGGTTTTCATGGTGATCATCAGCATTGCCTGGGTGCCAGTCATAATCGAGATGCAGGGAGGCCAGATGTTCTATTATATCCAAGAAGTTTCAGATTACCTGACTCCACCCATAGCTGCTCTCTTCTTGCTTGGTATCTTGTGGCATCGCTGCAATGAGACAGGTGCCTTTTGGGGTGGGATGGTAGGGTTTACCCTTGGAGCACTCCGTCTGGTGTTGGCGTTGGTTTACCGAGAGCCACGCTGCGACCAGCCTGATGAGCGACCAGCTTTCATCAAAGATGTCCACTTCATGTATGTGGCAGGCATCTTATTTTGGGTGTCAGCTGTGGTGGCTGTTGTTGTGAGTCTCTGCACTCCTCCACCCACAAAAGAACAAATCAGAACCACTACTCTATGGGGgttaaacaaaagaaagaaactaaaacaacaagaaaaggaGAAAGCTGGAGAAGACATGACTATTTTGAAGCCTCTAAACCATGCAGTCCTAAATGGAAACAATTTGCCTGGTAAAGAAAAGTGTCAAGACCACCTGAATGAACTCAATGGCATTGAGGCCAGTCATGAAAATGCTCAACAAAGCAATGGTCATGCTATTGCAGTCAATGACATAGAAATCAGTCCAAACCAGAATGGCCACTTTCTGATTTCTGACCCTAAAATGGTTGAAGAGGCAGAAGGGAGAGGTGTGAggaatgaggaggaagaagaggagagctgTCTTGGAGGAGGAAAAGTGGAGAGTGGAAGGTGTATAAAAGTTGTGGAGTGGTTCTGTGGCTTCCAGGACAAACCATGTAAATCTCAGGTCATTACAGTCCAAGAGCAGGAGAAGATCTTGGATGAGCTTCTCCATGAACCTCCGAAAATCAAAATCATCCTGAACATAGGACTGGTGGTGATTTGCTCTATCGGGATCTTTCTCTTTGTCTATTTCTCCTTATGA